One stretch of Schlesneria sp. DSM 10557 DNA includes these proteins:
- a CDS encoding sigma-54-dependent transcriptional regulator yields the protein MTQGSLLIVDDDELLLESMADSLRSLGYRAETSENCEDAIRRMKDYPFDAVICDVNLPDQDGFRLLEWATQFVPQTQVILLTGLGTIESAVEAIRLGAFDYLTKPIVEEELNFTLRRALGKKQMLTNSQQLKQAVNQRLGIGNIVGHDYRMLKMFDLIESVADMRTTVLILGESGTGKTMTARAIHQMSKRRDKPFVEVACGALSDSLLESELFGHVAGAFTGANHDKVGKFLQANGGTIFLDEIGTASPSLQVKLLRVLQDREFEPVGSTKTQKVDVRMILATNLDLEEAVKKGEFRQDLYYRVNVVSLTQPPLRERVSDIPLLADHYLQEFVIQTGKGVAGFSQEAMELLQRYRWPGNVRELVNAVERAVVLTRNTVIQPGDLPESLRRDDSFAELGGRFGAVGNHLKSALADPEKQLIIEALETHGWNRQETADSLGINRTTLYKKMKKYGISFERQLLS from the coding sequence ATGACTCAAGGTTCACTCCTGATTGTCGACGACGACGAACTCCTTCTGGAATCGATGGCCGATTCTCTGCGTAGCTTGGGATATCGGGCCGAGACGTCAGAGAATTGTGAAGATGCGATCCGGCGGATGAAGGATTATCCGTTCGATGCAGTCATCTGCGATGTGAATCTTCCTGATCAGGATGGATTCCGACTCCTGGAGTGGGCGACTCAGTTCGTCCCGCAGACGCAGGTAATCTTGCTCACGGGGTTGGGGACCATCGAAAGTGCCGTCGAAGCGATCAGACTGGGAGCTTTTGATTATCTGACCAAGCCGATCGTGGAAGAGGAATTAAACTTTACTCTTCGCCGGGCCCTCGGCAAGAAGCAGATGCTGACGAACAGTCAACAGTTGAAACAGGCTGTCAATCAGCGACTGGGTATTGGCAACATCGTCGGTCACGACTACCGCATGCTGAAGATGTTTGACCTGATCGAGAGTGTGGCTGACATGCGAACGACTGTGCTGATTCTCGGCGAATCAGGCACGGGGAAGACCATGACGGCACGCGCCATTCATCAGATGAGTAAGCGTCGGGATAAACCGTTTGTCGAAGTCGCCTGCGGAGCACTGTCCGATTCGCTGCTGGAGAGCGAATTGTTTGGCCATGTGGCGGGAGCGTTCACGGGTGCCAACCATGACAAGGTAGGCAAATTTCTGCAGGCAAACGGCGGGACGATCTTCCTGGACGAAATCGGCACCGCCTCGCCCAGTCTGCAGGTGAAGTTGCTGCGTGTGCTGCAGGATCGCGAGTTTGAACCAGTTGGCTCTACGAAGACTCAGAAGGTTGACGTCCGGATGATTCTGGCCACCAATCTCGATCTGGAAGAGGCAGTCAAGAAGGGAGAGTTCCGGCAGGACCTCTACTACCGCGTCAATGTCGTCTCGCTGACGCAGCCTCCGCTGCGTGAACGTGTCAGCGATATTCCGCTGCTGGCTGATCACTATCTCCAGGAGTTCGTCATCCAGACCGGGAAAGGGGTCGCCGGATTCAGTCAGGAAGCGATGGAACTGCTGCAGCGGTATCGCTGGCCGGGTAATGTGCGCGAACTCGTCAACGCGGTTGAGCGAGCGGTCGTCCTGACTCGAAACACTGTGATCCAGCCAGGCGATCTCCCAGAAAGTCTGCGGCGTGATGATAGCTTCGCTGAGTTAGGGGGGCGCTTCGGGGCAGTCGGAAATCATCTGAAATCGGCGCTGGCGGACCCCGAAAAACAACTTATCATCGAGGCACTCGAAACTCATGGATGGAATCGACAGGAGACAGCGGACTCGCTCGGGATCAATCGTACGACGCTCTACAAAAAGATGAAGAAGTACGGGATTAGTTTCGAACGCCAACTCCTGAGCTGA
- a CDS encoding S1C family serine protease yields MAAESDVLLAEQQRTEVVRKAAPTVVAIFSPDGNGGGSGVLISPDGYALSNFHVTSACGEFMKCGLNDGALYDAVIVGIDPTGDVALIKLLGRDDFPYAPLGDSDTVAVGDWTYAMGNPFLLATDFQPTVTYGMVSGVHRYQYPAGTFLEYTDCIQVDTSINPGNSGGPLFNANGELIGINGRIAVEKRGRVNVGAGYAISINQIKHFMDLLRGGLIVDHATLGATVRSGPDRTVLVDSILETSDAYRRGLREGDEVVSFAGRPIGSVNQFKNILGIYPKGWSVPLVFRQEGRKQEILVELAGLHRSSELLIPEGPKVPPPRGEDPKSPDDSQHAEAQLPKEELSDEYKKLFVKKKGFANYYFNQHEQSRVLYGLQSFAQWKGEGTNSAAAKWIINGRTTDSDTFQFKLLPQALSAQFTKRAPGLQTLDGAEFSDEPPGTGGLLAALYQLKLLLTEGVTAFNESTYSGSQPLDASPFLVDVLTTKKSTVECRWYFDKTDPRLVGFDTLIGPDADACKIRFLEFGDFEGRQFIKRFSVRYGDTIYGQFDVQTIEVTQPNEARN; encoded by the coding sequence GTGGCTGCCGAATCGGATGTTCTGCTGGCTGAGCAGCAGCGGACCGAAGTGGTACGGAAAGCTGCGCCGACGGTGGTCGCCATCTTCTCTCCCGATGGAAACGGCGGGGGGTCGGGCGTGCTGATCAGCCCAGACGGGTACGCATTGTCGAACTTTCACGTGACCAGCGCCTGTGGCGAGTTCATGAAGTGCGGATTGAACGATGGTGCCCTGTATGACGCAGTGATCGTCGGGATTGATCCAACGGGGGACGTCGCACTGATTAAGCTGCTGGGTCGGGACGATTTCCCGTACGCGCCTTTAGGTGATAGCGATACCGTGGCGGTAGGAGACTGGACCTACGCAATGGGAAATCCCTTTCTGCTCGCCACCGATTTTCAGCCGACGGTGACATACGGGATGGTCAGCGGCGTCCATCGCTATCAGTATCCCGCCGGAACATTCCTGGAGTATACCGATTGCATTCAGGTCGATACTTCGATTAATCCGGGGAACTCGGGGGGGCCACTGTTCAATGCAAACGGTGAATTAATCGGGATCAACGGACGAATTGCCGTCGAAAAGCGAGGTCGCGTGAATGTCGGCGCCGGTTACGCGATCTCCATCAACCAGATTAAACATTTCATGGATCTTCTGCGTGGAGGCCTGATCGTCGATCACGCCACGCTCGGAGCAACGGTCCGCTCCGGACCCGACCGGACTGTACTTGTCGATTCCATTCTGGAAACGTCTGACGCTTATCGTCGTGGTCTGCGAGAAGGTGATGAGGTGGTCTCATTTGCTGGTCGCCCGATCGGCAGCGTGAATCAGTTTAAAAACATTCTGGGGATCTATCCGAAAGGCTGGTCTGTCCCGCTCGTCTTCCGGCAGGAAGGACGAAAGCAGGAAATTCTGGTGGAACTTGCAGGCCTTCACCGATCTTCCGAACTCCTCATCCCCGAAGGCCCCAAGGTCCCGCCCCCTCGTGGAGAGGACCCGAAGTCGCCGGACGATTCTCAGCATGCGGAAGCCCAACTCCCGAAAGAAGAACTTTCAGACGAATACAAAAAGCTGTTCGTCAAGAAGAAAGGATTCGCCAACTACTATTTCAATCAGCATGAACAATCGCGGGTGCTCTATGGCCTGCAATCGTTCGCTCAGTGGAAAGGGGAAGGGACGAATTCTGCCGCGGCCAAGTGGATCATCAATGGCCGAACAACGGACAGCGACACATTTCAATTCAAGCTGCTGCCGCAGGCACTCTCGGCTCAATTTACGAAGCGGGCTCCCGGGCTACAGACTCTGGACGGCGCCGAATTCAGCGACGAACCTCCCGGAACTGGCGGACTTCTCGCGGCGCTTTATCAGTTGAAATTACTCCTGACCGAAGGAGTGACAGCATTCAATGAATCGACCTATTCGGGCAGTCAGCCGCTCGATGCTTCTCCGTTCCTGGTGGATGTCCTCACAACGAAAAAATCGACCGTGGAATGCCGCTGGTACTTTGATAAGACCGATCCGCGACTTGTCGGGTTTGATACGCTGATCGGACCGGATGCCGACGCCTGCAAAATCAGGTTTCTGGAGTTCGGCGATTTTGAAGGCCGTCAATTCATTAAGCGATTTTCTGTCCGCTATGGTGACACCATCTACGGCCAGTTCGATGTTCAAACGATCGAAGTCACTCAGCCGAACGAAGCCCGAAACTGA
- a CDS encoding S1C family serine protease: protein MSTRTNRSLNLAWLAFSILAFVNTGWSQSTAQTIATVSPKVVKIFGAGGAKNLHAYGSGFLVSPEGHIVTVWSHILDSDTVAVVLQDGRRFEGRVIGAEPPLDLAVLKIEAEGLPYFDLSQSANVGSGTRILGFSNAFKVATGDEPVSVIHGVIAAKTTLTARRGAFESPYNGPVYIVDAVTNNSGAAGGVLTTWNGRLVGMIGKELRNTKTNTWLNYVMPISELRETVEQIISGRFNARKPDDVDEDGTPGRRPNRYDAVDFGIITIPDVVARTPAYIDRILPGSLAETAGLQTNDLILFVGDSLIHSCQTLKEELGRLESGDQLKIVVRRDDQLVTVTLPVLRKESE, encoded by the coding sequence ATGAGCACGAGGACAAACCGATCCTTGAACCTGGCCTGGTTGGCATTCAGCATTCTGGCCTTCGTAAACACCGGGTGGTCACAGTCGACGGCGCAGACGATCGCCACCGTTTCTCCGAAAGTCGTCAAGATTTTTGGAGCAGGGGGAGCGAAAAACCTCCACGCCTATGGATCAGGTTTTCTGGTCTCCCCCGAAGGGCACATCGTCACCGTCTGGAGCCATATTCTTGACAGTGACACGGTGGCAGTTGTGCTGCAGGACGGCCGTCGATTTGAAGGCCGCGTCATCGGGGCAGAACCTCCGCTGGATCTGGCCGTGCTGAAAATTGAGGCCGAAGGATTGCCGTACTTTGATCTTTCGCAAAGTGCCAATGTCGGCTCGGGAACTCGCATCCTGGGGTTCAGCAATGCCTTCAAAGTTGCTACAGGAGACGAACCCGTCTCTGTCATTCACGGAGTCATCGCCGCAAAGACCACGTTGACAGCGCGCCGCGGAGCGTTCGAATCTCCGTATAACGGTCCGGTCTATATCGTTGATGCAGTGACGAATAACTCCGGTGCAGCGGGGGGTGTTCTCACGACCTGGAACGGTCGTCTGGTGGGGATGATCGGAAAAGAGCTTCGCAATACCAAGACCAACACATGGCTGAACTATGTAATGCCCATCAGCGAACTGAGAGAGACCGTGGAACAGATCATCAGCGGTCGGTTCAACGCACGCAAACCTGACGACGTCGATGAAGACGGCACCCCGGGACGACGCCCCAATCGCTACGATGCCGTGGATTTCGGCATTATCACCATTCCCGACGTAGTTGCCCGGACCCCCGCGTACATCGATCGAATCCTGCCCGGTTCGCTGGCAGAAACGGCGGGTCTGCAAACCAACGACCTCATCCTGTTTGTCGGCGACAGCCTGATCCACTCGTGTCAGACGCTGAAGGAAGAATTGGGACGACTGGAAAGTGGCGACCAACTGAAAATCGTTGTGCGCCGCGACGATCAACTCGTCACAGTCACGCTCCCCGTCCTGCGTAAAGAGAGCGAGTAA
- a CDS encoding class I SAM-dependent methyltransferase: protein MAVTGGRGKTHEERLENFYSGQADGYDAFRKRLLHGREEMFASLPTVPGGIWVDLGAGTGENAENWGPRLNEFSKVYLVDLSTSLLKMADQRIAARGWKNVETVHGDATKFIPPEGSVDVVTCSYSLTMIPDWFLAIDHALRLLKPGGTFGVVDFFVARKWPAEGLKQHPWSTRTMWQAWFANDNVFLSPDHIPYLQSHFETVSLHQERGTVPYLPLVRAPYYRFVGRKPQ from the coding sequence ATGGCCGTGACAGGAGGACGTGGGAAGACTCACGAAGAGCGACTCGAGAATTTCTATTCCGGTCAGGCAGATGGCTACGACGCATTCCGCAAACGTCTGCTGCACGGACGGGAAGAAATGTTTGCCTCGCTGCCCACTGTTCCTGGTGGGATCTGGGTCGACCTGGGTGCCGGAACAGGTGAAAACGCTGAGAACTGGGGCCCGCGTCTGAATGAGTTTTCGAAAGTTTACCTGGTTGACCTTTCGACCTCCCTGCTGAAGATGGCCGATCAGCGAATTGCGGCCCGTGGCTGGAAGAATGTTGAAACCGTCCATGGCGACGCCACCAAGTTCATTCCGCCCGAGGGAAGCGTGGATGTCGTTACTTGTTCGTACTCGTTGACCATGATTCCCGACTGGTTCCTGGCGATTGATCACGCATTGAGACTGCTGAAACCAGGGGGGACCTTTGGCGTTGTCGATTTCTTCGTGGCCCGCAAATGGCCTGCGGAAGGATTGAAGCAGCACCCCTGGTCAACACGCACGATGTGGCAGGCCTGGTTCGCGAACGACAACGTCTTTCTGAGCCCCGACCACATCCCGTATCTGCAAAGCCATTTTGAGACCGTCTCACTGCATCAGGAGCGGGGCACCGTCCCTTACCTGCCTCTGGTACGGGCACCATACTACCGGTTCGTGGGCCGCAAGCCCCAGTAA
- a CDS encoding glycerophosphodiester phosphodiesterase — MNLNKSLFAIATCVLLCQSALAEETGPLVMAHRGGAHEFEENTMAAFRACYDKGIRGFETDVRMTKDGVLVILHDDSLERTHNASGPVESKTAAELKDVVSKKGQPFLFLDELLDYFSDKPGVYLELEMKVSNKNLYPDDRIPEFCKALVQAAEAKRPKASIYAYTSFDERPLKEVRSLNEDVQTLLIAGKPLSEDFIKRARDLKVNYIGCQLSGTSRTMVKEAQKQGFKVNCWPGHTIQDYHLCLGLGVNVHCTDIPMSVLKVKEKIH; from the coding sequence ATGAACTTGAACAAATCCCTGTTTGCGATCGCGACCTGCGTTCTGTTGTGCCAATCGGCCCTCGCTGAAGAAACGGGGCCACTGGTCATGGCTCATCGCGGGGGCGCACATGAGTTTGAAGAGAACACAATGGCGGCCTTCCGGGCCTGTTACGACAAAGGAATTCGTGGGTTTGAGACCGATGTGCGTATGACAAAAGACGGCGTGCTGGTCATCCTCCATGACGACAGTCTTGAGCGAACACATAACGCCAGTGGCCCCGTCGAAAGTAAGACTGCCGCCGAACTGAAAGACGTGGTTTCCAAGAAGGGACAACCGTTTCTGTTTCTGGACGAACTGCTGGATTACTTCTCCGACAAGCCCGGTGTCTATCTTGAGCTGGAAATGAAGGTCAGTAACAAGAATCTGTATCCGGATGATCGCATTCCCGAATTCTGCAAAGCGCTCGTGCAGGCAGCCGAGGCAAAAAGGCCAAAAGCTTCGATCTACGCCTACACTTCGTTTGACGAACGTCCGCTGAAGGAAGTTCGCAGTCTCAATGAAGATGTTCAGACGCTGCTGATTGCTGGCAAGCCCCTTTCAGAAGATTTCATCAAGCGGGCCAGAGACCTGAAGGTCAACTATATCGGCTGCCAGCTGAGCGGCACCTCGCGTACTATGGTGAAAGAAGCACAGAAACAAGGCTTTAAAGTTAATTGCTGGCCGGGACACACGATCCAGGACTATCACCTCTGTCTGGGCCTGGGTGTGAACGTTCATTGCACCGACATTCCCATGTCCGTGCTCAAGGTGAAAGAGAAAATTCACTGA
- a CDS encoding ATP-binding protein, whose product MNPNDLNLTNCDREPIHQPGAIQPHGVFIAALAETMRVTHVSANFLKHCGVPPEKVLGSGLTDLFPAEKRAEYSQQLSSDKAGSLPQYMVTVQLDGPVSPSPRFFDAIAHRSGEYLFLELEPNADHRDHSTPELYRLVQSAIARMREVTSVTALCQLCAEQVRLISGFDRVMAYRFDDDWNGQVIAETKRDNLEPFLGLHYPASDIPRQARELYTRNWLRFIADRDYVPVPVISDSTLPDQQPLDMSFSVLRSVSPIHLEYLRNMGVAATMSVSLIRDGKLWGLIACHHYSPRYVPYDVRTACELLGQVMSLSLAAAEDREKKIYQQNAEKIIEAMMVNVEQTEDIAAALVDRQPDLLALIPSDGTALILNDRIVRLGNTPSEEVLKQLSKWVVQQKFEDPLYATDGLESVFGSALLGNVAAGFLSISLSRSRAHQIFWFRAEKERSVEWAGDPRKSVTKGSGDEVRLSPRGSFSLWKEIVRGRSMPWTEEEVDAVRRLREELVSEMIRRTEIIVASNTDLRLASEEREKALQAERSARTESERVSQMKDDFVATLSHELRTPLNAILGYSQLLKRQSQLPTDVSNGIDVIERNAKAQAQMIEDLLDMSRVISGKLRLDLQDTHLPSIVYSALDTVRLTASAKGVRIEASIDPLNNLRTTGDPHRLQQVIWNLLSNAVKFTPRGGLVQVHLQQINSHVEVSVSDTGQGIDHAFLPYVFDRFRQAESSTSRVHGGLGLGLSIVRSLVELHGGNVRAYSRGENMGSVFTVSLPIRAIHAPELPPNDKDASQEGIATSSGFDLSGLRILEIDDDEDARNLLRQVLVERKCEVKTCSSADEALDVLRTQKFDVIISDIGMPGKDGFEFIRQWRALEAQLKREKTPAVALTAYARGDDRRRALMAGFQAHVAKPVEQEELLTIVASLSNRV is encoded by the coding sequence ATGAACCCAAATGACCTCAATTTGACCAACTGTGATCGTGAGCCGATACATCAACCCGGCGCTATCCAGCCGCATGGCGTTTTCATCGCAGCGTTGGCAGAGACGATGAGAGTCACCCATGTGAGCGCCAATTTCCTCAAACATTGTGGCGTACCGCCTGAAAAGGTGCTGGGAAGCGGATTGACCGATCTCTTTCCTGCGGAAAAACGGGCCGAGTACTCACAACAGTTATCCAGCGACAAGGCCGGTTCCCTCCCTCAGTACATGGTGACCGTGCAGCTGGACGGCCCGGTCAGCCCTTCTCCCCGATTCTTTGATGCAATCGCACATCGAAGCGGTGAGTACCTATTCCTGGAACTCGAACCGAATGCGGATCACCGCGATCACTCGACCCCTGAGCTTTATCGGCTCGTCCAATCGGCGATCGCGCGAATGCGAGAAGTGACTTCCGTCACTGCGCTTTGTCAGTTGTGTGCTGAACAAGTTCGGCTGATCAGCGGTTTTGATCGGGTGATGGCCTATCGCTTTGACGACGACTGGAATGGTCAGGTGATTGCAGAGACAAAAAGAGACAATCTGGAACCGTTCCTCGGTTTGCACTACCCAGCCTCAGACATCCCCAGGCAGGCCCGCGAGCTCTACACCCGAAACTGGTTGCGATTTATCGCCGACCGTGACTACGTTCCGGTCCCTGTCATCTCGGACTCTACGTTGCCCGATCAGCAACCGCTGGACATGAGTTTCTCCGTACTGCGCAGCGTGTCCCCGATCCATCTGGAATACCTGAGGAATATGGGGGTCGCAGCAACCATGTCCGTCTCACTGATTCGAGACGGGAAACTCTGGGGTCTGATTGCCTGCCACCACTACTCACCGAGATACGTTCCCTACGACGTCCGCACCGCCTGTGAGTTGCTGGGTCAGGTCATGTCGTTATCTCTCGCCGCAGCAGAAGACCGCGAGAAAAAAATCTATCAGCAAAACGCTGAAAAGATCATCGAGGCGATGATGGTCAATGTCGAGCAGACAGAAGACATCGCCGCGGCCCTTGTTGATCGGCAACCAGATCTTCTGGCACTGATTCCTTCGGATGGTACCGCCCTGATTCTGAACGACCGCATTGTTCGACTCGGTAACACCCCAAGCGAGGAAGTCCTCAAGCAACTCTCGAAATGGGTCGTCCAGCAAAAGTTTGAAGACCCACTTTACGCGACGGATGGACTGGAATCCGTCTTCGGATCGGCACTCCTGGGGAATGTCGCGGCCGGATTCCTCTCGATTTCGCTCTCGCGTTCGCGAGCTCATCAAATCTTCTGGTTTCGCGCGGAAAAAGAGCGAAGTGTGGAATGGGCAGGAGACCCCAGAAAGAGTGTCACCAAGGGCTCGGGCGATGAGGTGAGACTCAGCCCGCGCGGATCGTTTTCGCTCTGGAAGGAAATCGTCCGAGGGCGAAGTATGCCTTGGACGGAAGAGGAAGTTGATGCAGTACGCCGATTGAGGGAAGAACTGGTTTCTGAAATGATTCGGCGGACGGAAATCATTGTTGCGTCGAATACGGATCTCAGACTCGCGAGCGAAGAGCGAGAAAAGGCACTGCAGGCAGAACGTTCTGCACGAACCGAGAGTGAACGCGTCAGTCAGATGAAGGATGATTTCGTTGCCACGCTGTCTCATGAGTTGCGAACGCCGCTCAATGCCATACTGGGCTACTCACAACTGCTCAAACGGCAATCGCAACTTCCCACCGACGTTTCTAATGGCATTGATGTCATTGAACGAAATGCGAAAGCCCAGGCCCAGATGATCGAGGATCTACTCGACATGAGTCGCGTGATCTCCGGGAAGTTGCGACTCGACCTTCAGGACACGCATCTCCCTTCAATCGTGTACTCGGCGCTGGACACGGTACGGCTGACGGCCAGTGCGAAAGGGGTGCGAATTGAGGCATCAATTGATCCGCTGAACAACTTGCGTACGACGGGTGACCCGCATCGATTGCAGCAGGTGATCTGGAACCTGCTTTCCAACGCGGTGAAGTTTACACCTCGCGGAGGCTTGGTCCAGGTTCACCTCCAGCAGATCAACTCTCACGTCGAAGTATCCGTTTCGGATACGGGACAGGGAATTGATCATGCGTTTTTACCCTATGTTTTCGACCGCTTCCGCCAGGCAGAATCGTCGACCTCGCGAGTGCACGGGGGGCTTGGCCTGGGCCTGTCGATTGTCCGCAGCCTTGTCGAACTCCATGGGGGCAATGTGCGCGCCTATAGCCGGGGCGAAAACATGGGGTCGGTCTTCACGGTCTCGTTGCCGATTCGGGCGATCCATGCTCCAGAATTACCGCCAAACGATAAAGATGCCTCACAGGAAGGGATCGCCACCTCGAGCGGATTCGACCTGTCGGGACTGCGGATTCTCGAAATCGACGACGATGAAGACGCGCGGAATTTGTTGCGGCAGGTGCTGGTCGAAAGAAAATGCGAAGTGAAAACCTGTTCCTCGGCCGATGAAGCGCTCGACGTTCTGCGAACACAGAAGTTCGACGTGATCATCTCGGACATCGGAATGCCAGGCAAAGATGGCTTTGAATTCATTCGGCAATGGCGTGCACTTGAGGCTCAACTGAAGCGAGAGAAAACGCCTGCCGTCGCGTTGACCGCTTACGCCCGCGGGGATGACCGCCGACGTGCATTAATGGCGGGGTTCCAGGCCCACGTCGCCAAGCCTGTCGAACAGGAAGAGCTATTGACGATCGTCGCCAGTCTGTCGAACCGTGTGTGA
- a CDS encoding biliverdin-producing heme oxygenase translates to MECDPLLDQLKTATRQLHNRLEARVDILNRLGSLQAYQQLVAAFYGFYVPIEKRLDGVGLKQVGLDLASRCKVPLLLADLRLWSIDADSLPCAVALPALNSVPQNLGCLYVLEGSTLGSQIIKRLLFQHLGIDETNGGAFFNAYGDRVRLMWDQFRQVVIQFASENPQHSDAMVLAAQQTFIQLERWFDQTLDRSHTVRQTGDDRQ, encoded by the coding sequence ATGGAATGTGATCCCCTGCTCGACCAATTGAAAACCGCTACCCGGCAACTCCACAACCGATTGGAGGCGCGGGTTGATATTCTGAATCGACTCGGTTCCCTGCAGGCGTACCAGCAACTGGTGGCGGCCTTCTACGGGTTTTATGTCCCGATTGAAAAGCGACTCGATGGAGTTGGACTGAAACAAGTCGGGCTCGATCTCGCTTCTCGATGCAAGGTCCCCCTGTTGCTCGCCGATCTCCGTTTATGGTCGATCGATGCTGATTCCCTGCCCTGCGCCGTGGCTTTGCCGGCATTGAACTCCGTCCCGCAAAACCTGGGATGCCTCTACGTTCTGGAAGGTTCCACCCTCGGTAGTCAGATCATCAAGCGACTGCTGTTTCAGCATCTGGGTATCGACGAAACTAATGGAGGCGCATTCTTCAACGCATACGGCGATCGCGTCAGGCTGATGTGGGATCAGTTTCGGCAAGTGGTGATTCAGTTTGCCTCTGAAAATCCGCAGCACAGCGACGCGATGGTCTTAGCGGCGCAGCAGACCTTTATTCAACTCGAACGATGGTTTGATCAGACGCTCGATCGATCACACACGGTTCGACAGACTGGCGACGATCGTCAATAG
- a CDS encoding division/cell wall cluster transcriptional repressor MraZ, whose translation MALTGTYLRTLDEKRRLAVPKRVKDDFAEENLESLIVAPGTEKSLVVYSPKSFDQYAARLSGAPEHQRYMRLFYSSAERLEFDSQSRIRIPDRLADYAGLKRDVYLLGVQDHAELWDKEAWEAFMNTHSPEFDQLALKAMS comes from the coding sequence ATGGCACTAACGGGGACATATCTCCGCACGCTGGATGAAAAACGTCGCCTCGCGGTTCCCAAACGCGTTAAGGATGATTTTGCGGAAGAAAATCTTGAGAGTCTGATTGTCGCGCCTGGTACGGAGAAGTCGCTGGTGGTCTACTCGCCCAAAAGCTTCGATCAATATGCAGCGAGGCTGTCGGGTGCTCCCGAGCACCAGCGATACATGCGGCTGTTTTACTCGTCTGCCGAGCGATTGGAGTTCGACAGTCAAAGTCGGATTCGGATTCCGGACCGGCTGGCCGATTACGCCGGACTGAAGCGCGATGTCTATCTGCTGGGTGTTCAGGACCACGCGGAATTGTGGGACAAGGAAGCATGGGAAGCGTTCATGAACACGCATTCACCTGAATTTGATCAACTCGCCTTGAAGGCGATGTCGTAG
- a CDS encoding glycosyltransferase, translating to MTQRGSADPHAALHESGPAKTDAPVRIAFCITDLDRGGAERALVQLACHLDRTHWEPHVICLGPRGVLVDELEAAGITVVCLGARGLGSTPCVLWQLVKELRRFKPAIVQTFLFHANILGRIAARIAGIQIVVSGVRVAERRNRWHGWIDRWTNFLVQTNVCVSRGVAEFSATQGGLSPRKLVVIPNAVEADKFKGIPAADLTKLGIPASSRVCISVGRLECQKGFDVLVDAISRIKPLPADVYFLIVGDGPDADRLGQQVERLGLERQIRFLGRRDDVPELLAASQLFILSSRWEGMPNVVLEAMAAGLPVVATEVEGIAELIQDSVNGVTVRPGEAPPLAAAIESCLARPEFLASAGFESQHMIQKRFTPSVAVSSYAQIYRELLERSPI from the coding sequence ATGACGCAAAGGGGAAGTGCTGATCCTCACGCCGCTCTGCACGAGAGTGGACCGGCCAAGACCGACGCTCCTGTTCGCATCGCCTTCTGCATTACGGATCTGGATCGAGGGGGAGCCGAGCGGGCGCTGGTTCAACTGGCCTGCCATCTTGACCGGACCCACTGGGAACCCCACGTAATCTGTCTGGGACCCCGTGGTGTGCTGGTCGATGAACTCGAAGCCGCCGGAATCACCGTGGTGTGCCTGGGGGCGCGTGGCCTCGGCAGCACCCCTTGCGTGTTGTGGCAGTTGGTGAAGGAACTGCGCAGATTCAAACCTGCGATCGTGCAGACGTTTTTGTTTCACGCGAACATCCTGGGGCGTATAGCGGCCCGGATCGCAGGCATTCAAATCGTCGTCTCGGGGGTTCGCGTCGCGGAACGTCGCAATCGCTGGCATGGCTGGATTGATCGCTGGACGAACTTTCTCGTGCAGACCAACGTCTGCGTCAGCCGCGGGGTGGCGGAATTTTCGGCCACTCAGGGGGGACTCTCTCCTCGGAAACTCGTCGTCATTCCCAACGCGGTTGAGGCAGACAAGTTTAAAGGTATCCCCGCCGCCGACCTCACGAAGTTGGGTATCCCTGCGTCGAGTCGCGTCTGCATTTCCGTCGGACGACTGGAATGTCAGAAAGGATTCGATGTTCTCGTGGACGCGATCTCGCGGATAAAGCCCCTCCCTGCGGATGTCTACTTCCTGATCGTGGGTGATGGACCGGATGCAGATCGTTTGGGGCAGCAGGTCGAGCGACTGGGGCTGGAGCGGCAGATTCGCTTCCTGGGGCGACGTGACGACGTTCCAGAGCTTCTCGCGGCCTCACAGCTGTTCATTCTGTCATCCCGGTGGGAAGGGATGCCAAACGTCGTTCTGGAGGCGATGGCAGCGGGCCTGCCAGTGGTCGCGACGGAGGTTGAGGGGATTGCTGAGCTGATCCAGGATAGCGTCAACGGAGTCACCGTGCGGCCGGGTGAAGCCCCCCCGTTAGCGGCAGCGATCGAGTCCTGTCTGGCCCGCCCCGAGTTCCTTGCCAGTGCGGGGTTTGAGTCGCAACACATGATTCAGAAGAGGTTTACGCCATCAGTGGCAGTCTCTTCCTACGCTCAAATCTATCGCGAGTTGCTTGAACGATCCCCGATTTAG